One window of Gloeothece citriformis PCC 7424 genomic DNA carries:
- a CDS encoding type IV pilus twitching motility protein PilT, producing the protein MAVDFLIEDLMEQLVEMGGSDMHIQAGAPIYFRISGRLNPIDDEVLSPQDSQKLIFSMLNNTQRKELEQNWELDCSYGVKGLARFRVNVYKERGCYAACLRALSSKIPNFEQLALPNIVREMAERPRGMILVTGQTGSGKTTTLAAILDLINRTRSEHILTVEDPIEYVFPNVKSLFHQRQKGEDTKSFANALKAALREDPDIILVGEMRDLETISLAISAAETGHLVLGTLHTSSAAGTIDRIIDVFPANQQAQIRAMLSNSLLAVFSQCLVKKKNPKPGEFGRAMAQEIMIVTPAIANLIREAKAAQIYSAIQTGMKLGMQTMEQALANLIISGTISLEEGLSKSSKPDELQRLIAGAQFGNTNNKAKAR; encoded by the coding sequence ATGGCAGTCGATTTTTTAATCGAAGATTTAATGGAACAACTCGTAGAAATGGGGGGTTCTGATATGCACATTCAAGCGGGTGCGCCGATTTATTTTCGGATTAGTGGTCGCTTAAATCCGATTGATGATGAAGTTCTTTCTCCTCAAGATAGTCAGAAATTAATTTTTAGTATGCTCAACAATACTCAACGGAAAGAATTAGAGCAAAACTGGGAATTAGACTGTTCTTATGGGGTTAAAGGATTAGCTCGTTTTCGGGTTAATGTGTATAAAGAGCGGGGATGTTATGCGGCTTGTTTAAGAGCCTTATCTTCTAAAATTCCTAATTTTGAACAGTTGGCTTTACCGAATATTGTCCGCGAAATGGCAGAAAGACCGAGAGGAATGATTTTAGTAACGGGTCAAACTGGGTCAGGAAAAACTACCACGTTAGCGGCTATTTTAGACTTAATTAATCGGACTCGTTCAGAACATATTTTAACGGTAGAAGATCCCATTGAATATGTTTTTCCTAATGTTAAGAGTTTATTTCATCAACGGCAAAAGGGAGAAGATACTAAAAGTTTTGCCAATGCTTTAAAGGCAGCCTTACGGGAAGATCCGGATATTATTCTCGTGGGGGAAATGCGGGATTTAGAAACAATTTCTCTAGCTATTTCTGCGGCAGAAACAGGACACCTCGTTTTAGGAACATTACACACCAGTTCGGCGGCGGGGACTATTGACCGGATTATTGATGTGTTTCCCGCTAACCAACAAGCTCAAATTAGAGCCATGTTATCTAACTCTTTATTAGCGGTATTTAGTCAATGTTTAGTGAAAAAGAAAAACCCTAAACCGGGGGAATTTGGACGAGCAATGGCACAAGAAATTATGATAGTTACTCCCGCTATTGCTAACTTAATTAGAGAAGCTAAAGCCGCTCAAATTTATTCAGCAATTCAAACGGGTATGAAATTAGGAATGCAAACGATGGAACAAGCTTTAGCCAATTTAATCATTTCTGGAACAATTTCTCTTGAAGAAGGGTTATCTAAAAGTAGTAAACCTGATGAATTACAACGTCTTATTGCTGGGGCACAATTTGGAAATACTAACAATAAAGCTAAAGCTCGTTAA